Within the Plasmodium relictum strain SGS1 genome assembly, chromosome: 12 genome, the region ataatattttaaatttattattattttttttttcgttttttttgttttttttgtattttatttgtattaataAGTATTCGAGAAGAAAACAAAAACTACAAgtatacatacatatatatatgtacatacaaaaagaaaagttttttttaacGTATCCTTTtgtcattatttataaataaatatatgaactATGAAAATTTTTGAGAGTAAAAGATTTTTacttttagttttttttctttatcttaACACCATTGTGAAAGGTGAACATAATGTAGTCGATGAAATAacttataatgaaaaaatatgtCATGAAAAAGTAGATCTTTATATACTAATGGATGGATCTGGAAGTATAGGATATGATAATTGGATTTCTTATGCAGTACCATTAGTTTATGATatagtaaaaaatttaaatgtatCAAATGATGGAATTCATCTCTATCTTTCTGTTTTTACTCATTATTTAAGAGAATATATTGAACTAGGTAGTAGTCTATCTACCAATAGAGAATTTGCATTAAATATAAtcaagaatttaaaaaataaatattatctaCATGGTTCAACCAATTTAACCATTGCCTTAAGTAGAGTATTACaagataattttataaaaaaaaaaggaagagAAGACGCAGTTCAATTAATTTTGATTTTCACAGACGGAGTTCCAGACGATAAAGAGACAGCTATGCAAGAagtaattaaattaaaaaaaatgaatgctAAATTTTCAGTAATAGGTGTTGGTATGGGCATTAATAGAGAATTCAATAAAAGACTAGTAGGCTGTTCTCCTTATGAAGAAAAATGTGACCTCTATTCAGAAGCCTCTTGGGTAGATGTAAAAGATATTATAGCTCcttttttgaaaaaagtaTGTgttgaaatagaaaaagttGCACATTGTGGATCTTGGGGTGAATGGACACCTTGCAGTGTTACTTGTGGAGAAGGAATAAAAacgagaaaaagaaatattttacataaaGGATGTTCTGATCACATGACTGCTCTTTGTGAGAGACCAGAATGCCCTGCAATAGTAAAACCCTCTGTTACAGATATTCCAGAGGTTGTTCCAGAAGATAATAGACGAGGAGATGTTCCAGATAATGTTCCAGATAATGCCCCAGAAAACAAAAAACGAGGAGATGTTCCAGATTATTTCCCAGAAGATAATAAGCCAGCTGCCCCAGATAATGTTCCAGATAATGCCccagaaaataaaaaacgaGGAGATGTTCCAGATTATTTCCCAGAAGATAATAAGCCAGCTGCCCCATATAACGTTCCAGATAATTCCCCAGAAGATAATCAACCAGAAGCCCCAGATAATGCCCCAGAAGAGAATCAACCAGAAGTCCCAGATAATGTCCCAGAAGAGAATCAACCAGAAGTCCCAGATAATGTCCCAGAAGATAATCAACCAGAAGTCCCAGATAATGTCCCAGAAGATAGAAATCCAGAAATTccagaagaaaaaaaaccaGAAAATATTCCagaaaatagaaaagaagaaataaatgaatacaTTCCAAAAAATATTCCAGATGATGTAGAAATATTTCCAAATGAAAATCCAGGAATTATCAAGAAAAATCAACATCACCTACCACCACAAGTAATTCCTCCAAAAAATGTACATAATGAAAAtcaaataattaataatgttCCTGAACATAATgataacataaataaaacTACAATTGAAGATAGAGAACTGAGACCACATAACACagataatgaatatatacGACCAAGGAGAAATGTTTATAAGGTTGAACCCTCCACAGAAAATGTAGAAAATGAGAATtctgaagaaaaaaataagaagaCATCAAgtgataataaatataaaattgctGGAGGTATAATTGGAGGACTAGCTTTACTTGGATGTGCTGGATTTGCTTACAAATTCTTAGCACATGCTCCAACTCCTCCTATGACTTCTGAAGGAGCGCCTTTTAATGATGTACTTGGTGAAGGCGAAAAAgatatagaagaaaatgaacAATTCAAATTACCAGAAGATAACGATtggaattaaatataaatttaaaatattattaaacaaactgaaactagaaaaaaaagaaaatatatgaaatgagattattaaattatttacatatataaaattaacactgttcttttaaatttttttttttttttttttttatacatagttttattctatttttatttcttttttgtacatataatttttccttatatttttttttttattattttgttattctatttaatttatttttaattatatttcacTAATGTTTGTGTTaccaaaatataaatgtgtCAATTTAtgcttatatatttttagtaggaaaaaaggaaatttatataaatttaaaaaaatatataatttttatttttttgaaacatctaaaatttgaaaaaggaaatagcttttattaagaaaatgtcataataaaagaaaaaaaaaatttaaatgcttattctataaatatataatttatatggCATTATTATAAGATATGTGTTGCTTCTATGCTCATTTATAGATCATATAAAATTGCTCTCTTTACTATAATTTTACATATGTgcatattataaaaaaaaagataaaatataaataatagaatCAAATGTGACTGATTTTTcctatttatataattacaaaaatgtaatattctgcattattttttctagaatatataaaaataaaaatatatatatattaatagatcaaataaaaaaatatcttaaaaaaaaatttataaatttcatttttttttaaaaataaatttgattATATGATAAACTATATATTCACTAAATTTATGCTAAGATTAtttctttgtttttatatacttCGTGTATCATgcttaataattaaaaaaaaaaaggcaaaataaattttcatataatttgaaaaccatcttttttattttttttttaacctttttttaattgaaaatattCTTTGAAATAATTGCAAacatatataacaaaaaattaaataaaatcaaaattaaataaaaaaaaaaaaaaaaagataaaacaacaaaaaaaagggTAATATTATACAATAATAGAAATTGAATACTATTTTATAGAAATACacaatttcttttataaatatttatatgctTAAAATTAACTCTATACAAAAAATGCACTGAAGAATATAGTAttcttatatttatgtttttgaTATGTAAcaaatatatgcatatatatatatttaggaataaaaaatagcTTCGAAAACAAACTGAGGAATTTTAGGAAAAAAATCGTTTTTTAACTCTGTTTTTTTTGGATCTTTATTTTTGCCATACAcatttgaaatatttaatttttcacaAATATATTTAGAGAAATCGTATGTTTCTATTTGAAAATTCGTATGTAAatcttcatttattatttcttttttgtaaaaGTCAATATCATACATTTTTAATTGCTTcattaattcattaaattcTTCAAATTcctttatattaaaaatatttttaattttaacattattttctttagttttgcaaaataaaatgaatctattttttttttttaaatcattattaaagcttatttttcttcttaaatcataaatattatttgatGAATTGTTATTTTcgtaattattaaaatgtaCCCAATTCTTCTTAggcatatatattttaattaactCATCTTTATTGGCTTGttcatcattatttaaatttattagtttataataatgaaaatataaatcttTAACTTTTCCagaattaatattattgttatctaaattttttctgCTATTCTTATAAAGAGAAtcataaaaatttgaataaGCACAAATCTCCTGCTTGTGTAAAAAGGGATCACATAACTCAAAAAGATTATTCTTACTCTTTACTTTTTCAATTTCTCttacatatttttcatataatctCTTATCCTTTGAATCAGCATCACCTTCTAAATAACTATCTGTGTAATAATAATCATGacttttttcaaatttttgtTCTCTTTCAATAGGAAAATAGTAATTTGAATATTTATTCAAATCATTTATCTTgatatctttttcattttctaagAAATTTATATCTAATATGCATGATTTTATTTGCATTTTTCCTGTATTATTTCCACATTCATCAAAAAAAGCTCCTTCAAAATTACTTTTtggtttatatatttctttaatttgtttttcaAAATCTTTCTGttctttcattttaattGAAATCATATTGTTTTGATAAGacaatatatttacatatgtATTTTCATAAcgtttataatttttatcaaaattgGGATTTTCGTTTccaatattttttcttatttcctCAAAAATTTCGGGTAACTTTGGTCCCATTTCTTttgttgtattttttttttttttttttataaagtatTTATTCTTACTTTtgtcttttattttattaaattcttcttttttttcatttatttcattttcatattttttattaattcctTTATCTTCtaaatttaaatcatttgtaaatttttcttcatattttaaGTAAGAGGAAGAAGACGCAGTACATGAAGACGAATAAGAAATAGATGGTGAAGGAAAATGACATAatgcatttttattatcatcatttgtatatatacttttcataaaattatttttctctttaacATTAACCCCAATAGGAATACCGTCTATATAGTTGTTATTCCTTAATAATGCATATGATAAACTTTcgttaaaaaaagtaaagttAATATCGTCCgagtaatttttttcttctccAAAATTCTCATTAGTTACTATATCCTCATAAATATTATCATCTTTATCAATATAATCATAAatagtctttttttttattttcttactTTTATAGA harbors:
- the TRAP gene encoding thrombospondin-related anonymous protein, putative, coding for MKIFESKRFLLLVFFLYLNTIVKGEHNVVDEITYNEKICHEKVDLYILMDGSGSIGYDNWISYAVPLVYDIVKNLNVSNDGIHLYLSVFTHYLREYIELGSSLSTNREFALNIIKNLKNKYYLHGSTNLTIALSRVLQDNFIKKKGREDAVQLILIFTDGVPDDKETAMQEVIKLKKMNAKFSVIGVGMGINREFNKRLVGCSPYEEKCDLYSEASWVDVKDIIAPFLKKVCVEIEKVAHCGSWGEWTPCSVTCGEGIKTRKRNILHKGCSDHMTALCERPECPAIVKPSVTDIPEVVPEDNRRGDVPDNVPDNAPENKKRGDVPDYFPEDNKPAAPDNVPDNAPENKKRGDVPDYFPEDNKPAAPYNVPDNSPEDNQPEAPDNAPEENQPEVPDNVPEENQPEVPDNVPEDNQPEVPDNVPEDRNPEIPEEKKPENIPENRKEEINEYIPKNIPDDVEIFPNENPGIIKKNQHHLPPQVIPPKNVHNENQIINNVPEHNDNINKTTIEDRELRPHNTDNEYIRPRRNVYKVEPSTENVENENSEEKNKKTSSDNKYKIAGGIIGGLALLGCAGFAYKFLAHAPTPPMTSEGAPFNDVLGEGEKDIEENEQFKLPEDNDWN